The Ahaetulla prasina isolate Xishuangbanna chromosome 4, ASM2864084v1, whole genome shotgun sequence genome has a window encoding:
- the TSEN34 gene encoding tRNA-splicing endonuclease subunit Sen34 isoform X1, translating to MKESPEDPTPSCSGMIRIYLLEGKAFVWNYADARRIREEHRIVGVLVGALPRKPRQNVRLGLPLELLPEEAQLLLDKGLATLVRSPTSQSLGHGRNQDSLFPEKVVAYEKELEENYQEQLRLSAEQKKTMLESLADHITQGRAKKWQRKGEGGDPLVQPAESGSCFVLPRESMMIQLPTARAPLTQEETVDWHVASQFWPYAGQELHETRYLIFRDLWERGYYVTTGSKFGGDFLVYPGDPMRFHAHYIALCFSKDAPISLCDIISAGRLGTNVKKTILLCSVEQEGTVAYTSLQWSGMQ from the exons ATGAAGGAAAGTCCAGAGGATCCAACACCCTCTT GCTCAGGCATGATCCGAATCTACCTCTTGGAGGGAAAGGCATTTGTGTGGAATTACGCAGATGCGCGGCGAATCCGAGAGGAACATCGCATTGTCGGCGTGCTGGTAGGGGCATTGCCTCGGAAGCCACGGCAGAATGTGCGGCTTGGGCTGCCCTTGGAATTGCTTCCTGAAGAGGCTCAGCTGTTATTGGACAAGGGGTTGGCAACCCTGGTTAGGAGCCCAACATCTCAGTCCCTTGGCCATGGGAGGAACCAG GACTCCTTATTCCCAGAGAAAGTGGTTGCCTATGAGAAAGAGCTAGAGGAGAActaccaggagcagctgaggctcTCTGCAGAACAGAAGAAAACTATGTTGGAGTCTCTTGCAGACCATATAACCCAGGGCCGAGCAAAGAAATggcaaaggaaaggagaaggaggag aTCCCCTTGTACAGCCTGCAGAGTCTGGTTCCTGTTTTGTACTTCCCCGAGAATCAATGATGATCCAACTCCCCACTGCACGGGCTCCGTTAACTCAAGAAGAAACAGTAGACTGGCATGTGGCATCTCAGTTTTGGCCTTATGCTGGTCAAGAGCTTCATGAAACGCGCTACCTCATTTTCCGGGACCTCTGGGAACGAGGTTATTACGTCACAACCGGGAGCAAATTTGGAGGTGACTTCCTCGTTTATCCAG GTGATCCCATGAGGTTCCACGCCCATTACATCGCACTCTGTTTTTCCAAAGATGCACCCATCTCTCtgtgtgacatcatcagtgctggacgcCTTGGCACCAATGTCAAGAAGACAATCTTGCTCTGTTCAGTGGAACAGGAAGGGACTGTAGCATATACATCCCTACAGTGGAGCGGAATGCAGTGA
- the TSEN34 gene encoding tRNA-splicing endonuclease subunit Sen34 isoform X2: protein MIRIYLLEGKAFVWNYADARRIREEHRIVGVLVGALPRKPRQNVRLGLPLELLPEEAQLLLDKGLATLVRSPTSQSLGHGRNQDSLFPEKVVAYEKELEENYQEQLRLSAEQKKTMLESLADHITQGRAKKWQRKGEGGDPLVQPAESGSCFVLPRESMMIQLPTARAPLTQEETVDWHVASQFWPYAGQELHETRYLIFRDLWERGYYVTTGSKFGGDFLVYPGDPMRFHAHYIALCFSKDAPISLCDIISAGRLGTNVKKTILLCSVEQEGTVAYTSLQWSGMQ from the exons ATGATCCGAATCTACCTCTTGGAGGGAAAGGCATTTGTGTGGAATTACGCAGATGCGCGGCGAATCCGAGAGGAACATCGCATTGTCGGCGTGCTGGTAGGGGCATTGCCTCGGAAGCCACGGCAGAATGTGCGGCTTGGGCTGCCCTTGGAATTGCTTCCTGAAGAGGCTCAGCTGTTATTGGACAAGGGGTTGGCAACCCTGGTTAGGAGCCCAACATCTCAGTCCCTTGGCCATGGGAGGAACCAG GACTCCTTATTCCCAGAGAAAGTGGTTGCCTATGAGAAAGAGCTAGAGGAGAActaccaggagcagctgaggctcTCTGCAGAACAGAAGAAAACTATGTTGGAGTCTCTTGCAGACCATATAACCCAGGGCCGAGCAAAGAAATggcaaaggaaaggagaaggaggag aTCCCCTTGTACAGCCTGCAGAGTCTGGTTCCTGTTTTGTACTTCCCCGAGAATCAATGATGATCCAACTCCCCACTGCACGGGCTCCGTTAACTCAAGAAGAAACAGTAGACTGGCATGTGGCATCTCAGTTTTGGCCTTATGCTGGTCAAGAGCTTCATGAAACGCGCTACCTCATTTTCCGGGACCTCTGGGAACGAGGTTATTACGTCACAACCGGGAGCAAATTTGGAGGTGACTTCCTCGTTTATCCAG GTGATCCCATGAGGTTCCACGCCCATTACATCGCACTCTGTTTTTCCAAAGATGCACCCATCTCTCtgtgtgacatcatcagtgctggacgcCTTGGCACCAATGTCAAGAAGACAATCTTGCTCTGTTCAGTGGAACAGGAAGGGACTGTAGCATATACATCCCTACAGTGGAGCGGAATGCAGTGA